The Plasmodium vivax chromosome 13, whole genome shotgun sequence nucleotide sequence ATGTGAAACATTTGACAATGCTCAAAGAACGGAGAAGcgcttttcaaatttttgctttcccaatttgaaaaaagaaaaaaaaaattgatgaaaaggtaaaagatgcttttgcaaatgtatggttaaaagggggagaggaattttttttcttttttttattttccccatcaGGGAGCGCAGAATGTTTGGAAAATTTGTGCCATTCGAATGTACATATGGTACTCAATGCGTTTACGCTATATGTTAAGCTTGCCGTGGGAAATATACTGGTGAAGTTTGGTCATGTCATGCGGGCTgtgtttcattttgttaaaaagaacACGAAAAGGGGCATTTGCGCGttccttaaaaaagggaaattgcttttatattttacattctTTTTAACGTTATgatgttttgtttttatttaaaaaaaaaataaattgatgATAGCAGCAGAGGGGTCCCCATTCATTTCGTCAGTGATATCACGCAAGAggaagtattttttaaaacgtcaGAAAACTCAGTCACGTTTTATCATGGCCAGAGTTTAAGAAACGGCGGAAGAACAGAAGACTGCTTAGCTGGCGTATACACAGTTATATATGACTGACCAGAATGGGCTATTCGAATAACCGTTGCATCCGTGACGTGGGTGAAACGagaaaaagtacattttaATGGAATGCCACCCGGGAGCCTGCGTGCGAAAGGATGAACTGAATGTCGCCTCACGTAGTGCAAATTTATTACATAGACCACCCCTACGTGAGTGCAAGTGTAAATGCTGGTGGGCGGCCCATACAGTTACGCATATTTACTCATGCCCATGTGCAGCAATACAATTACGCGTACTTACTCGTGCCCGCGAACGCCTAAATGACGGATTACTGGGTGAGCACAAAGAAGCACTACTGCGAAACGTGCAACTGTTGGCTGTCTGGGCACAGGGTTAACATAAAGAATCATGAAAAGAGCGCGAGGCATATCGAGAATTTAAAGAAAGTGATCAGCGAATCGTTTAAGAGGAAGGAACAGGAAACGAAAGAGAAAGAGTTCCTCGAAAGGgagctaaaaaaattagaaaatgtGGAAAGGAAAGTGCTGTCTgatttgaataaaaatgggACATCCCCTCATCGAAGCGGCGACATCAGTTTGAATGTTTCGAATGCGCACTCCAAGAGTAGAAGTGGCAATCAGAGCAGCAGCAATAATGAGGGGGTTAACACAAGTAGTACCTCCCCTAGTAGCAACCCAGCTAGCcgcaaaaacaaaaagtggGTTCCAATGATACATGAAGATACTCGTTCTTTAGTATTCTTCAATAGActgaaaaacgaaattgtgcACGAAAAGCCAAAAGATTTTTTCGAAGATTTCCCCGAACATGAATCATTTGTGGAGCAAAATGGATGGTACAAATACTTTGATTATAACTCCAACAGTTTTTACTACTTCAATATTTACAGCTCGAAAAGTGTGTGGGAGTATTCACTCAGCAGGATAAATAGCTTGATGGATTTTATCAATCGATGTGAACAGGCTGCacagaaaaatataagttcTGGTAATCCCGCAGAAGTTGCAAGTCTGAGTATGCATGCGGGCCCCGTGGCCAGTCAGCATCATCTCCATTTGGGTGGACCCCCCTACTACGTGAATTACTCGCAAATGTTCACCCCGCAGAGTTACAGTGTATATGCTACGAACAATCCGTTAAGCAATCCGGCAGGGACCGCGCCGCAGATGGTTGAAAGTACAAAAGAGGGGATGATTCAACAGAGCAGTGACAACGGCGATGGTAATATTCCTGTGTGTGATGGGAGTCGTGTGCACAGTAGTACCCATTATGGTAAAGTACACGATGCATCTCCAGCGAAGTTGGCCGATCGGGTTGGTGAAAATGGAGGAAGAATCGCAAAAGAAACGGACGCCCAAGAAGGAAGCAATGCAATGGAGGAAGGAAATCCAAAGGAGAATCCCCCATATGAAATGAGCGAAAGGGGATTTAAAGAGAGTAGTACACATTttgaagggaagaaaaaaaaggcgaacatTTCTTTATCGTTTAAGAAGGCAGAAGGTGTAGGTACACCTCCGCATGGCAGGAAagagaatgaaaaaagtaacatggggggaggggaccAACTTGTGGAAAGCAGTACCGCTCAACAGGACGAGAGTGCCAAACCTGGCATGTGGGAAGTGGTGGAGAATAATGATGTAGAGACAATTTCAAATGAGCATatagaacaaattttttacaacgtCAAATCGAAGGaggaaattgaaaaggaaaaaattgcacagcTAGAGGAAGATATTCGCTACGAATATTCTGAATATaatgaattttatataaaaaaaaaagaattagaaaatgaggaaatatatttaaaccAGGAATTCAAATTCGTGGACAAGCCTATATATAAGAAAGCCATTGATAAGAATCGTGACAAGAAGGTGGACTTTGCCAAGCGCAGCATTAAGGGaatgaagaataaaaaaaaaatctcataGGGCGAGATGAGCGTGTGTACTTATGCGCGTGTGTGAGTGCGCTCGTGTGTGTCTGTGTATGGTGATGTGACCCTCCAAAGGGGCATCGCCCACTCTACGTTTTGAAAACTCTCCGAAAagttcacaattttttttgccaatttgaaTGTGCCCATTGgtacataaatgtatgtGCGCAGTTATGTCTATACTGTGTGTAGTGTAGCGTGTTTCCTTAAAatgcgcttcttttttttgcgttaaaCCAAGACGGTACTCCCACTCAAAGGGGGAGTTACTCAAAACGCGGCTTGTTCTTGCACCTACGTtttgtacttatttttttttgttgttttgtGCTTATTAAAGCGGTAAATATGGggtctttaattttttttttaaattccacGTATGgatatacacatgtacacatttttagtAATGTCATAATAATTaaacatttgaaaaaaaaaatgataaaattataaacattcCCATGATTATATCAGAGGGAATTGCAAAACGGGTTGCGCCTTTTTGTAGTGGAATGCGCACACTTGGTGAAGCATAACGGGGAGAGCggttatttcttttaaaacgTTACACATAGGAAGATTGTTAGTGGGGGGTTGCCGCTAGCACTTCCTGAGTGTGTAGTACAATCGCATAAACGTCTTAGGGGAGTGTTGCCTGCGCGGGTGTGCTGAATTATAATGCCGctaaacaaaatggggcaaattTCGCGAGAGCGGGGGAGAAAGTTTGAGGCTGAATTTTTACGCGATGAGGGTGGCGGCAAGCGGTTTAAGCAGTGTACGGCGCGCGGTCCGCAAGTgctgcggggaaaaaaataaaaaaaaatgtaaatataaatatacgtataatataaatgcatatccatatatgtacacttttaaaaggtgaaaattATCTTTAAGCACTTGGAATAATTTTCTTACGTGCCCTTCAGAACCATGGCAGCAGAAAATACGCGTTAAACGCATGCCAATTTGACGTACAAAtcaaggcaaaaaaaaaaaaaaaaaaaagagcgaatTTCATCTTCGTATTAGATTGTTCATACGTACTTAGAAATGTTCACCCTGATTAGGCAAATTTGAAAGGAGTAAGGGGGGAACAGCTAAATGCGTCCCTAAGGCTGCCAACTGTCCCTTTAGCGTTTTCGTTAAGGCATTATTCacaaatatgcacataaTGTACATTTGCTACGGGTGCCTCTTCGCCTTTTTAAGAACGCTCTAGATAGTCAAGCAAGCGTAGCGGCACACAGTACGCAGTTTATTGTACTTTACGTTATGGGCTTTGCTACATAGTAGAAATATTGCTAGTTTTTGAgagtcccttttttgggggtaGCACACATACTATTTGCGGCTATTCATCATATCGGCCCATTTTCATCCCTTCCGTGTGCACATCAGTTTAGTGCTTTCCAGTAGCGCGAAGCCGCGTTAGGAAGTGCAGCTGGGAAGTGAAGTTTCGAGGAGGGGCGGAAAAGGCGCAACACACGTACCGCTTCGCATCCGCGTTACATACCTCGTTACATACCGCGTCACATACCTCCTCGCACACCGCAATCGCCGCTTTCGCCCGAGAAGATGGAAGGCTTCGAAGAGATCGAGAACGCGTACAAGGAGATAGAGGGCGAGATCATCAAGACAGTGGAGGGGCTGTGCGGAGGCAATTACCTCCAAATCAAGGACGAAGTGATCATGCCGCACATGAGCGAAAGTCTAATCAACAAGATTATCCTGTTGAACAGACACATCAACGATAAGAGCAACGAAGAGGAATTCGAGAAGAAGGTGACGAACGAAAAGGTGATGCAAATAAATGACAAGTTGATATATCTAGTGTGCGATTACTACATTAATAAGAAGGAGATTGACAATTTAATTAACTTTACGTCGAGTAAtgagaattattttaatgtgTTGCCTCAAGCGAAAACAGCCAAGTTGATAAGGAACATCGTGGAAAAGATATCAAAAAAGATTAGGAACGTGAGTATGctgtatataatatttaaaaagtacatGAATTGGGCatatgaaaagaaaaggaattttttaagaTGCCGGATAGaggtaaaaataatcattttgtttatccTAAAGCAGAAGTACAAAACGGCGCTGAGTTTAATCGAGCGGTTGTTGAAGGAGGTGAAAAAGGTGGACGACAAAACGTTGTTACTCGAACTGTACATCGTGGAGACCAAAATTTACATGCTGCTGAAGAATTCCACCAAGATGAAGGCATCGCTCACCTTTGCGAAGAACATTGCCAATACGATAAACACGgccatttatattaatagcGAAATAGACTTGCTCTCGGGGATACTGTTTATATACGAGAAGGATTATAGAAGTGCGTATATTTACTTGTACGAATGCTACGAAACGTTGTACacgtatatttataatagcCACAATAATACGTTAGACTTTCTGAGCAAGAAGAATAACGACTTTTACGCggttattatacataatataattaacacCAGCACGATATCTTcgcaaaataaaacgaagAGTATAAGTCAAATTAGCCCGTTTTTGCTCTCCTTCTACACGTTTTACGAGTACTACGATAGCAGCAATAGCATTCTCAATTTGGACGAAATGAATATCTGCTCGGGTAATGCCAACTTAATATACAGCGATGTGATATGTACCATCAGCTCGAGCTACCAAGAactggaggaagaaaaggtcTTCTGCATTACCAACCCAATTGAGCTAAATTAtgaaatgatgaaaaatttGACATTAGATAATTACGGAAATTTGATAGAAGCCAAAGCGAGCACCAACATATTGGATAACtctatttttatctttccaGAAGATAGCTCCATATGTGGAAATTTCGGCCTAAATTTAAATAtcgaaaatttaaaaattattgtcCCTTTGAAGTACATGCTTCtgtgcaaaattttggaGGAAAACAACAGAAAGGACATCAACAATATTCTGTGTGAACATAATAAGCTAAATTACATCCCAAATAAGGAAATTCAAATTCTGCTGGACATATCAAAATGTTATGAAAACAGGTCACTTGACGTTTTTGAGAATATCatcaaaattaatattttcctcATCAATGTGGATAAAGTGATTTACAACTACTTGAAGGAGCTGTACGAGTTGttgctggaaaaaaatattttaaaaattatcgAAGCGTATAGCTGCATCGACTTGAACTACATCGGCCAGAAACTGAACCTTGATTTGAACAAAATCATCTCCAAGCTATCCGAAATGATCCTGGATAAGAAGCTGAATGCCACGCTGGACCAGAACGTCGGGATTTTGATTCTCTACGAGGACATGCCCGAGACGAAGATGTACCAGAACGTCCTGGAAATCATAAACAACTTGACCGAGTCGGTGGACATACTCTACCAGAAGGCGCAGCTCACGGTGTAGCGTGTGGCGGTGTTAGAGAAGTTGGGTTGTGCATCAGTTAGGTTGTGCATCAGTTGGGTTGTGCATCAGTTGGGTTGTGCACACGTTGGCTGTGCTGCCGAGGCACACACACCTAGTGAACGAAAGGACGGGGGTGCATAAACGGAAGACCCCCTTATGGAGAAGAACCGTGCACCCATGGAGGGGATTCTTCGCCGcggttttcattttgaagggaTCGATTTTTTAAGAATCCAGGTGTGCGTATTACTGCTCAGGTATGCACCCTGCATggtgttaaatttttttgccttttttcccatgCGCAGTGTGTGGAGGCATTTGGGCTGCCGCACCTTTGCGcaacttttaaattttttctgcagtgtgttgtatttttccattccatactaaaaaaacaaattataaaatgtgcaCGCGCAGGGAAGAGTCACGAAATGGTGAATAAAagtgattaaaaaaaaaaaataaaaaaaataataacataaaataataacatatgtGGTGGAGAAAAATCCAATCAAAGTGCACGCTGTCAAGCGCGAGGTCTGCGTGTGGGGAGAGAGGGGCACTACTCGAGGTACCAGAACATGGGTCCTTCTCCCTTGGAGCCATCTGTCCTTTTGGGCATCCAGGGGAAGGAAGTGGACTTGTTCTTTATTATGTAATTACTTCCGTACATGCACATGGTgcagtaaaataaaacgaaggACCATAAAAACCAGACAATTGATACCTCCACTTTGTTGGCATCTTTGAGGTGTTCCGCGTCTGGGACGATTCTCTGCGGGTGTTTTTGCTTTAACCtgttaaacaaaattaatcgAAAGACATCCGTTCGTTCAGGGCCGTGGAAGGCACTTCCTCTCATCTTACTCGTTTTGGAACTACCCGAGTTTAAATCATTCatggttattatttttccatgaTAGGTACCATTTAGGTATGTAAACATATCACCTTCACCTTTATGGGCAAGTGGGCTGATCACTTTGGTTTTTTCCACTggttttataatatttagcAAATTCGATGGTGCGATATATTTCCACTGGTTGTAGTCATGCCATTTTCCTAAGTAGATGTGATTTCCTGCTAGGTTCCTTCTTGTTATGTTGAAAAGGCCCGACGCCATTTTGCTCTACTAGGGGGTTTCTTTCCGAGTGTGTGTCTCGCTCAGGGGGTATAGCGTGACACCGGTGGTGATTCGCTCTTCGCGCCTTTTGATGTACCTCTTTGGGCCGTTTTTCGCTCCCttttggtttatttttttatgagtgTTCAGTCGCAATGTTGATTGGTTATGCTTGATGCCGCTCGTTTTGGACGCTTCTCACCTTTTCGGGAGCATTTACGGAGGCCTAAATTGTACCTCAAGCGCACACATATTTTTCTGTTAAAAGTGTGTTTGCTTATCTTGGCGGGTGGAATGCCTAAATAAGCGGGCGAAGAAGAGTggcggggagggggggagttaGCTCTTCGCCATGCGTCTCAAAGTGGCAAGGTTAGAAGCGGCAGGTGGGTATAAAtaagtacatatgtacgtatgtatgtacgtggGTTGGATCCCTATCGCGCGAAGTGCTGACGGGCAAATCTCCCTTCTGTGCAATCCTATTTTTCACGATCACTTGAGAggcgtttttaaatttaaagaaagGGGTAACTATTTTCAGCTGCTacgcgaaaaaagggaaaataaaatgcataagTAAAAACCTTTtagggaaatttttttttttaaccgttCGCCAGCGTGCTGGAAATAACTGCATCCTCATGGCTACATTTCCATCAGTTGTGCAGGAGGAAaagcgaacaaaaaaaaatattttgctgGAGCACTTGGTCACCCTGGAAAAATGCACCTCGCGGATGTATGTGTAGCATTTTGTATGTATGCCTTCACTGAGTTCATCACTTCGAAAAATTGTTCCCCCTGTGTGGAGTGTCACCTTTTTTGATGCGTAAAATGTGCAGTTTTGGTTTTTTCAAAAGTGTGAATTGGGCATTTGTGTTAAAAGAAGAGTTTATAAGTGGGGACCAAATAAGTACGCGAAGTGGTTGATTATTTTGCTGAGTTGTTGTgcacatgtaaatatatgaGCGGAATCACCCTGCTACGCATGGCGCAAAACTTTTTGGAGAATCCCCCATTTTAGCATAGTTAACCGCGCGTATAGcccttcaattttgttccctCCAATGTGGACCCTTTTTACACGACGATCTTCGAAAGGATCGGAGGCACACCAAAGAACGCGGTGTGTGCGGTAAAGCGTCACTGCAACAGCACATACTTTGTTCTCAGTTGGAAATTCctttaaagggaaaaaagtaACGATTTGGTTATATTCACCTTGTCAACCTGGTTAAAGTTGCGCTGCGTTTTTCTTTACCACATTGTTACGTTAAAGTGGTGTGGTGGGGAGGTAGTGAGTCGAATTATGCGTCGCTTTAAGTGGAAGCTTTTCCCCAAAAGGGCAAACACTTCATGCAGAAGTGTAGTATATTTCAAATTGAACAAAAAGTGTTttcagaataaaaaaaaatgagttaacAAACACTGCAGTGACAAACAGATAGCATTGGGGTGGGATAAAAAcgaattaacaaattaacaaattaacgAATTGTTGTTTGTGGAaggtgtaaaaattaaaccgCTTGGGGATAACCCCAATGGACag carries:
- a CDS encoding hypothetical protein, conserved (encoded by transcript PVX_086310A), with protein sequence MTDYWVSTKKHYCETCNCWLSGHRVNIKNHEKSARHIENLKKVISESFKRKEQETKEKEFLERELKKLENVERKVLSDLNKNGTSPHRSGDISLNVSNAHSKSRSGNQSSSNNEGVNTSSTSPSSNPASRKNKKWVPMIHEDTRSLVFFNRLKNEIVHEKPKDFFEDFPEHESFVEQNGWYKYFDYNSNSFYYFNIYSSKSVWEYSLSRINSLMDFINRCEQAAQKNISSGNPAEVASLSMHAGPVASQHHLHLGGPPYYVNYSQMFTPQSYSVYATNNPLSNPAGTAPQMVESTKEGMIQQSSDNGDGNIPVCDGSRVHSSTHYGKVHDASPAKLADRVGENGGRIAKETDAQEGSNAMEEGNPKENPPYEMSERGFKESSTHFEGKKKKANISLSFKKAEGVGTPPHGRKENEKSNMGGGDQLVESSTAQQDESAKPGMWEVVENNDVETISNEHIEQIFYNVKSKEEIEKEKIAQLEEDIRYEYSEYNEFYIKKKELENEEIYLNQEFKFVDKPIYKKAIDKNRDKKVDFAKRSIKGMKNKKKIS
- a CDS encoding proteosome subunit, putative (encoded by transcript PVX_086315A), with the protein product MEGFEEIENAYKEIEGEIIKTVEGLCGGNYLQIKDEVIMPHMSESLINKIILLNRHINDKSNEEEFEKKVTNEKVMQINDKLIYLVCDYYINKKEIDNLINFTSSNENYFNVLPQAKTAKLIRNIVEKISKKIRNVSMLYIIFKKYMNWAYEKKRNFLRCRIEVKIIILFILKQKYKTALSLIERLLKEVKKVDDKTLLLELYIVETKIYMLLKNSTKMKASLTFAKNIANTINTAIYINSEIDLLSGILFIYEKDYRSAYIYLYECYETLYTYIYNSHNNTLDFLSKKNNDFYAVIIHNIINTSTISSQNKTKSISQISPFLLSFYTFYEYYDSSNSILNLDEMNICSGNANLIYSDVICTISSSYQELEEEKVFCITNPIELNYEMMKNLTLDNYGNLIEAKASTNILDNSIFIFPEDSSICGNFGLNLNIENLKIIVPLKYMLLCKILEENNRKDINNILCEHNKLNYIPNKEIQILLDISKCYENRSLDVFENIIKINIFLINVDKVIYNYLKELYELLLEKNILKIIEAYSCIDLNYIGQKLNLDLNKIISKLSEMILDKKLNATLDQNVGILILYEDMPETKMYQNVLEIINNLTESVDILYQKAQLTV
- a CDS encoding hypothetical protein, conserved (encoded by transcript PVX_086320A), with amino-acid sequence MASGLFNITRRNLAGNHIYLGKWHDYNQWKYIAPSNLLNIIKPVEKTKVISPLAHKGEGDMFTYLNGTYHGKIITMNDLNSGSSKTSKMRGSAFHGPERTDVFRLILFNRLKQKHPQRIVPDAEHLKDANKVEVSIVWFLWSFVLFYCTMCMYGSNYIIKNKSTSFPWMPKRTDGSKGEGPMFWYLE